The genomic window GTTTGTTAAAATGGCTAAAGTTGACCGTCCAAAAAATAAAAATGATATTACTTTGGCAACTTTAACTCCTGCTTTTGTGATTAGTGAATTAAAAACTGCTTTTCAAATGGGTTTTGTAATTTATATTCCTTTTCTAGTTATCGATATGGTTGTGGCCAGTACTTTAATGTCCATGGGGATGTTTATGGTACCGCCGGTAATGATTTCATTGCCCTTTAAAATTATGCTGTTTGTCATGGTAGACGGTTGGTACTTGGTGGTTAAATCACTGCTGGAAAGTTTTTAGTTGAAAAATTTTTAAGATTAATTTGAGGTGGAACAATGTCACAAGAATTTGTAATCAGCCTTGGCAAACAAGCCCTCTATTTAACACTTTTAATTTCAGCACCAGGCCTAATTTTGGGGCTTTTAGTTGGTTTAGTTATTAGTATTTTCCAGGCTACAACTCAGATTCAGGAACAGACTTTAACTTTTGTGCCGAAAATTGTAGCAGTTATGTTATCTATCCTTATTTTTGGCTCTTGGATGTTAAACAGTCTCCTAAGTTTTACCTCTAATTTATTTGGTAATTTAGGTTCCTTAATTAAGTAGGTTCTAAGATGATAGATATTTCTTTTTGGTTGATTGTGTT from Bacillota bacterium LX-D includes these protein-coding regions:
- the fliQ gene encoding flagellar biosynthesis protein FliQ; its protein translation is MSQEFVISLGKQALYLTLLISAPGLILGLLVGLVISIFQATTQIQEQTLTFVPKIVAVMLSILIFGSWMLNSLLSFTSNLFGNLGSLIK